In Cryptococcus gattii WM276 chromosome B, complete sequence, the DNA window TCTGCTCCCTCCTCACGCCCTCACAGCTTCATCCTTGTATCTTAGCGGCAGCGAGCGCCAACAATTCTACACCGTTTGCAACTCTCTGTAGCTCGTTGCTATCCTCTGCGTCCTTTCTTCCTCGCATTTTTCTCCGTCCTTGTTGGGGCGGTGGCGAAAGCGAACGTGAAATGTCCTTGGCGCCATGCTCTGGCTTTTGGTTTTGACCGTGATGATTGTGGTCGGCGTCGTGTTCAATCTCATGAGACGTTTGGGGTGTACGGTATGGGTTGTAGTATCCTCCATGCTCCCGTTCCTgttccttttccctttctcgtcctctttccctctctcgTTTTCGCTtttgttcttcttcaccacACGCGCTACCTCTACCTGAACCAAAAAGGTCCCATTTCCAGAATCCTTTTGTCCCAATTTTAGCAGCTCGGGTATGATGGGACACCCATTCGCTTGGGAATTTATTTTTGCTTGCCATTGATGTCGATGCTGTTACCGATTCCGGGAATGGTGCTGATACGGAGGTTGGCGCTGACGCAGAGCATGACGAGGGTGGATCTACCCGGCGGCGGTGGACAGATAGTATGGAATGTTGTTCCTCTCTCTCCGTCCCTCGTTCTCGTTCTTGTTCTAGAATTTGCACATCAATCGGCGAGACTGAACTTCTCACCCGTGGTTCCCTATCCCTCGGCCCACTCTCATAGCTTTCTCGATTCAACAATTCAGGCACATGTGATAATGCTCCTCGACTCTGCgcttgagcttgagcaGAAATACGCACCGATGGAGGTATATCCGAATGAAGAAGCGCAGCGTGGTCATATACAGGCAGATGGGTGAAAGGGGAGGGATAAGGAGAGCCGGTGAACTCGTTTGTTAATAAGGGCCCTGCACGCTCATGTAGAAGTACGTGTTCGTATGAGTATAATTGAGGAGAAGGCTGATAAGGAGCAGAAACAACACCAGAACCGGAACCGGAAGCAGTAAAAGGAGGAGGCAGCGAAAGACGATACCTCTTTACTGACCGAACCGACTGAGCAGGCGAGTCCCAAAGCATTTCCGTAGTATACAGCTCACTTGTATTGTGCCCCGACAGGTGCCTTTGCATATGGGTCTGTGTGTGAGGGCGCGGGTGAGAATGAGGgggggagaaggaagaaggaaagtAGGAAGTGGGTTGGAGATGGGCATGGGCATGGACGTTGGTGTTAGCGTTGGCGTTGGCGTGAGAGTTGGGTTCGAGTTGAGGGTAGGGATGAGAATGGGGCAGATCTTtaccgccaccaccaccatccGCTTCAGCCCCGTCGTTCTCCATCCCATTTTCGATTTCGGTACTCAAAGAACGTTTAAGCTTGCGAGCGGTTTTACCAGTGGGCTGTTTTGGAGACTTGTTGTCAGTTCCGATTGTCCCAAGTCTGTTATTCTCATCCGAATTtcaaaaagaaaaaggggtacagatggaaagagggagaaagagaatGGGAGAAAATGTAAAAAAAATGAGAgaatgaggaaggagattATGAGCATACCTTGTCATTTACCTTCCAATACCCTCCCTTCCCACTCCCGCCTTCATGGGTTGGCCGCTCGACATTGATGAAGCAGTCATTAAGGGAAAGGTTGTGTCTTACTGAATTCTATGATTCATTACATTACATCATCAACTTTAGGCTCTCGGTGATTGGGGATCGGGATgagaaaggaagatgtGAATGAGGATGGATAGAGTAAATggggaagagatggagaatAGATAAAACATACCTTCCATGTAGACCCTGCTGCTTTATACCACGGCCAGCGTTCTTCAATTGCTTGATATATCTAccaaaaaagataaaatGTTAGATAGAGATATAATGGACTCAGACTAGACAGGAAGTATGGCGCGGACGGTGATTATGAAAAGGAAACAACAGACGTACTTGGGCAAGGGTCATCATCTTTCGGGGAGAAGCTGCGATGACTAGACGTATAGTTTGGACGTGCGTCATGTCGGGGCGATAATCTATGGTTCTGGTATCAACATATTTCTCCTGCGAGAATACCGCGACAAGTAATAGGAAAAGCGAGAAATAAAGATGGCAAGACGGAAGGACTCACCATTCCCATCCCGATCATACGCATACCTAAATAAACCCCCTGCACATTTTGCCAAGCCATCCATTTGTTCCCATTTTCTCCAAACCGCTTCACTCATCGTCATCTGTTTTCCgttctcctcttcatcctcatcgcTAGCATCCACGTGTACATCATGAAGGTCACACCTTCCACGAGCACTATTGCGGGACCTGAAAAGATCAGAATAGGTAAACTGAAAATCGAGGGAGCAGGGGTCAATGGCGTTGCCGGATGCGGTGATACCTAAGGCTTGTACCGTACGGTCAGAAGGGCAGTGCAGAATGAATGGAGGTTGGACTTGAGATGGGAGTGGGGCTCGGGACGGCGAGGAAGGACAGATCCTGGGCTGACCATCCTCTTTGGCTGGGACGTAATCCGCATCATAATCTTCATCGGCCATCTGGCGATCCTGATCATGTTGGGAATGGTGGTCGTGACTATCAACTCTCCAGTAATTGGGCTGCACGGCGCACATTGAGATGTCATGCTTCGCAGCACGCTTATCAGGACTGACAATAGTTGACGGGTCTGGGGAGACGGGAGAGAGGAGCGGTTGGGGTGATGAGATTGCCTGACCAGAAGTGGGAGATACACCTGGGGTGAGAGTAGTCATTGCGGTGACGGGGTTGTGGAAGAGCGTTGCGACATACGTTGATACCCATCCAGAAGCTGCTCAAATCGCAGAGGCCATAGCACACAGCACACATCCTATCTCATTCCACTCGCAATATAAGTCGGGAGATGTATTGCTGGTTGATTTGTTTTGATGCGTGATTGATACGCTGCGTGCGCCCTGGCCCTGGCCCTGGAAAAGAGATAATCCAAAGGCACCCCACCGACTCCAGAAGCCACCAAACGGTGAGTCCGCGTTAGCCGATAGCTTGGGAATTCAACGCCTAGTGCCTGGCCCATCCAGCATAGTGATGACAAAAAGGGGGGAAGACGGTCAGTGCGTGTGTATGTTGATGTCTCTTGGTGCATGGTTCATCTCGATCCCACGGTCCCGTTATTTATATTTCTGAACGTCTGATCCTCTGAGCGATCAGCAGCCTCAGTAATTGTCTGAATGTCACAGGGACGCAAACATAGCTTGTCATTAAGCAGAAAGCCCTTTACATCTAGCACGACTCACGTTTCTGCACTCGCGAAAATCCCATGAGACGATGTTACGTGAAAGAATAATCGACGTGAAGTTCGTTGCGTTCTTCTGTAATCATATGAAATACCCGACAGGCCCAAAATATCATTACGTAACATACATCTCCGCACCAACAAGTCCATCTCCGTTCCCACATCTCGGAGGTGGATGTTGTATTCCGTCTTGTCAACAAGTCACAACAGTAACGACAGCAATAACAAGTAACACCATGTCAGGGTATGATCCTCGGTACGACAACCCCCTCGGCCCCATGTCTGGCCGTGCGTCTCCCCCGGATGCCTCCCAGCAAGATGCCTATGAATACTCCAAACACGGCAGCGGCTCAGGCTACCTCGGGCAGCTACCTCTTGGTGCCGACTCTGCTCATGCCGAGACTGCGTCTGCTTTGAGATCGTTATTCGGTGAAGGCGCCGAAGTGCAGAATCTGACATCTCAAGAACCTCCTAATCAAATCAGCACTCTGGCCGAAGGTGCTGCGGCGGCGGTGGCGGTGGCGGAGACgggaggtggtggtggtgatACCAGCCAGTCTAACAACGAAGCACTTGCCATTGATCCATCTCTCTCCGAACATGCTCCGCACCACGACGACGATTCGGCAGACGATCCATCCCGACCTTCATCATCGGGCAACGCCAACTTGCTAACCAAGCGTAAAGCTACTTCGCGCGCAGGCATGCTCGCACGAGGCGGCGCATGTGAATTCTGTAAACGTCGAAAACTCAAATGTTCAGCCGAACTTCCTGCGTGCGCCAACTGTGTGAAATCGGGCAAGGAATGTGTTTATGCTCAAAAGAAGCAGAGGAGTAGGGTAAAAGTGCTGGAAGATCGGTTGCAGGAGCTTGAAAAACGGCTGGAGCAAGGTCAGGCGCCTGGGAGTGGGAGTGGGGGTGGGGTTGGGGTTGGGGCGGCAGGGACGGGAGAAGTTGCAAGTTCTGCGTATACATCATCGAGTTCAGGCGGCGGGAACGAGCTTTCATTCGGGCAGACACTTGTTCACCATGTCGATCCGAGTCTCTTGCCGCCGAGCGAGTATGAGGAAACGTTTATCCTGCAAGGTTTCGACAATTTCGCCGATCATATACGCAAACCAGAGGAGCAAGAGCCGGATCTTATGACGTTGGCCGATGCAGCAGCGGCGGATACCCCTGCAGAGACGAATGATCCATGGGCAAAGATGTCTCCAGAGGAGATTGCAAAG includes these proteins:
- a CDS encoding Hypothetical protein (Similar to TIGR gene model, INSD accession EAL23355.1; CNBA0090) — its product is MTTLTPGVSPTSGQAISSPQPLLSPVSPDPSTIVSPDKRAAKHDISMCAVQPNYWRVDSHDHHSQHDQDRQMADEDYDADYVPAKEDGQPRICPSSPSRAPLPSQVQPPFILHCPSDRTVQALGITASGNAIDPCSLDFQFTYSDLFRSRNSARGRCDLHDVHVDASDEDEEENGKQMTMSEAVWRKWEQMDGLAKCAGGLFRYAYDRDGNDYRPDMTHVQTIRLVIAASPRKMMTLAQIYQAIEERWPWYKAAGSTWKNSVRHNLSLNDCFINVERPTHEGGSGKGGYWKVNDKPTGKTARKLKRSLSTEIENGMENDGAEADGGGGGKDLPHSHPYPQLEPNSHANANANTNVHAHAHLQPTSYFPSSFSPPHSHPRPHTQTHMQRHLSGHNTSELYTTEMLWDSPAQSVRSVKRYRLSLPPPFTASGSGSGVVSAPYQPSPQLYSYEHVLLHERAGPLLTNEFTGSPYPSPFTHLPVYDHAALLHSDIPPSVRISAQAQAQSRGALSHVPELLNRESYESGPRDREPRVRSSVSPIDVQILEQERERGTEREEQHSILSVHRRRVDPPSSCSASAPTSVSAPFPESVTASTSMASKNKFPSEWVSHHTRAAKIGTKGFWKWDLFGSGRGSACGEEEQKRKRERERGREREKEQEREHGGYYNPYRTPQTSHEIEHDADHNHHGQNQKPEHGAKDISRSLSPPPQQGRRKMRGRKDAEDSNELQRVANGVELLALAAAKIQG